In Bacillota bacterium, the following are encoded in one genomic region:
- a CDS encoding alpha-glucosidase/alpha-galactosidase, translated as MRKITIIGAGGYVFPIRLTVDILSFPELQDSALYLYDIDGERLARSKRLIDGIVERNNLPTRVEAGLDRREALRDANYVIVAFQVGGVEAYKWDVEIPRHYGLDQCVGDTLGPGGVFRGLRSIAVFEDIARDMHELCPDALMLQYANPMSINCWALNLMGIKVVGLCHSVQGTSRMLAHELGVPYEEVSFKCGGINHQAWFTEFKHKGVDVYPRLREVMFQKYPSPLEVNADTKLPQSRFAQRGLDHQAEDEVYYYERVRTEIMRTFGYFHTESSHHGSEYVPWFRKNPDIVKAYIPVRWDYYEISCSYQEESHQEYLRQLCEGPLHLSEEYGARIIHACETGEPVVIYGNVPNWGAPGTDPKHSRSHIISNLPHNCCVEVACLVDRNGVQPVAFGDLPPQCAAINRQSINVQELAVLAAMHRDRSLVYQAVAMDPLTGALLTLPQIRRMVDEMFEAEKQWLPQFAGGNA; from the coding sequence ATGCGCAAGATTACCATCATCGGAGCGGGTGGATACGTCTTCCCGATTCGGTTGACGGTAGACATCCTTTCGTTTCCCGAGTTGCAGGATTCGGCCCTTTACCTCTACGACATTGACGGGGAACGGTTGGCACGTTCCAAGCGACTCATTGACGGCATTGTAGAGCGCAACAACCTGCCCACGCGAGTCGAAGCGGGATTAGACCGTCGGGAAGCCCTGCGCGACGCCAACTATGTCATCGTGGCGTTTCAGGTTGGAGGCGTAGAGGCTTACAAATGGGACGTGGAGATACCGCGTCACTACGGATTAGACCAGTGTGTGGGCGATACGCTGGGACCTGGTGGAGTGTTTCGAGGTTTGCGTTCCATCGCCGTCTTCGAGGACATCGCGCGCGACATGCACGAATTGTGCCCCGACGCGCTGATGCTGCAATACGCTAACCCGATGTCCATCAACTGCTGGGCGCTGAACCTGATGGGTATCAAGGTGGTGGGTCTGTGCCACAGCGTGCAAGGCACGAGTAGGATGCTGGCGCACGAGCTCGGCGTGCCCTACGAGGAGGTCTCTTTCAAGTGCGGCGGTATCAACCATCAGGCATGGTTCACCGAGTTCAAGCATAAGGGCGTGGATGTCTATCCGCGCCTGCGTGAAGTGATGTTCCAGAAATATCCCTCCCCGCTGGAAGTCAACGCGGATACCAAACTCCCGCAGAGCCGCTTCGCGCAGCGCGGCCTGGACCACCAGGCGGAAGACGAAGTGTACTACTACGAGCGTGTGCGCACCGAAATCATGCGCACCTTCGGCTACTTCCACACCGAGAGCTCGCATCACGGCAGCGAGTACGTACCCTGGTTTCGCAAGAACCCCGACATCGTGAAAGCCTATATCCCCGTGCGATGGGATTATTACGAGATTTCCTGCTCGTATCAGGAGGAGAGTCATCAGGAATATCTGCGCCAGCTGTGCGAAGGACCATTGCACCTCAGCGAGGAGTACGGCGCGCGCATCATCCACGCCTGTGAGACGGGCGAGCCGGTGGTGATTTACGGCAACGTGCCGAACTGGGGCGCACCGGGCACCGACCCCAAACACTCGCGCTCGCATATCATCTCTAACCTGCCGCACAACTGTTGCGTGGAGGTTGCCTGTCTGGTAGACCGCAACGGCGTGCAGCCGGTCGCATTTGGTGACCTGCCCCCGCAGTGCGCCGCCATCAACCGGCAGAGCATCAACGTGCAGGAGCTGGCGGTGCTGGCAGCGATGCACCGCGACCGCTCGCTGGTGTATCAAGCGGTGGCAATGGACCCGCTGACCGGCGCACTGCTTACCCTGCCGCAGATTCGGCGCATGGTGGACGAGATGTTTGAAGCAGAAAAGCAGTGGCTGCCCCAATTCGCAGGAGGGAATGCATGA
- a CDS encoding porin family protein yields the protein MRKWWTMLVLAVAITAVLPAAAQEETGNNNLCVRAGVFFPQKSDTRDVADKAWFTAGIEYAFQPLVAPGFEGKWTLSADFMGNKTMQNVPVQVNLVSMFNRFTWSVGAGIGFAKDVNGEAKTGLTYSVGVGAALGNTSVPLEIGVMWRGMTNVNNQLDGVAVHLQLRF from the coding sequence ATGCGCAAGTGGTGGACAATGCTCGTCCTGGCTGTCGCGATAACCGCCGTGTTGCCGGCAGCCGCACAGGAGGAAACCGGGAATAACAACCTGTGCGTGCGCGCGGGTGTCTTCTTCCCGCAAAAGTCCGATACCAGGGATGTGGCGGATAAAGCGTGGTTCACAGCAGGGATCGAGTACGCCTTCCAGCCGCTGGTGGCGCCCGGCTTTGAAGGCAAATGGACGCTCAGCGCCGATTTTATGGGCAACAAAACCATGCAGAATGTGCCTGTCCAGGTCAATCTGGTCAGTATGTTTAACCGATTCACCTGGAGCGTCGGCGCGGGCATCGGTTTCGCGAAGGATGTGAACGGAGAAGCCAAGACAGGCTTGACCTACAGCGTCGGGGTGGGCGCCGCACTGGGAAATACCTCCGTCCCGCTGGAAATCGGCGTGATGTGGAGAGGCATGACCAATGTCAACAACCAGCTGGATGGTGTAGCGGTGCATTTGCAGCTGCGCTTTTAA
- a CDS encoding polysaccharide deacetylase family protein — protein MWGILQLLLVVVGVLAVAVYVSRVVPPVSDRSQPDKVTSPSASRQVQPARAPESRKQSVPAAPQREAVQSPQNLSPLTGSDAVPSSAAPLKVSSREVDAGNPSAKLVALTFDAGSSAEPVPTILRALAQRGVHCTFFLTGQWMERYPDMARQIADAGHELGNHSWSHPAFTSLTDEQIREQLRRTEEAALRICGRSTKPLFRPPFGARDERVRSVAAEEGYLTIYWTVDSWDSVKKDITPQMITDRVMRHIRPGAIVLMHCGSEATAQALPQLLNALDAQGYRVVKVSELLRSSNGEP, from the coding sequence GTGTGGGGAATACTGCAGCTTCTGCTGGTGGTCGTCGGTGTCCTTGCCGTGGCTGTTTACGTCTCGCGCGTCGTCCCTCCGGTATCGGATCGTAGCCAGCCCGACAAGGTGACGTCCCCCTCCGCCAGCAGGCAGGTACAACCTGCTCGTGCTCCTGAATCGCGAAAGCAATCGGTACCTGCAGCGCCGCAGAGAGAGGCGGTGCAGAGCCCCCAGAACCTGTCACCATTGACTGGCTCCGACGCAGTACCCTCTTCCGCTGCGCCTTTAAAAGTCTCTTCACGTGAAGTGGATGCCGGTAACCCTTCGGCGAAGCTGGTGGCATTGACTTTTGACGCGGGCAGCTCCGCGGAGCCTGTGCCCACCATCCTGCGCGCTCTGGCGCAGCGTGGGGTGCACTGCACCTTCTTCTTAACGGGGCAGTGGATGGAACGCTACCCGGACATGGCTCGTCAAATCGCCGATGCGGGACATGAGCTGGGTAACCATTCCTGGTCTCATCCGGCGTTTACCTCCCTGACGGATGAACAAATCCGGGAGCAACTCCGCCGTACCGAAGAGGCCGCGCTGCGTATATGCGGACGCAGTACCAAGCCCCTTTTCCGCCCTCCCTTTGGAGCGCGCGACGAACGAGTGCGTTCGGTAGCCGCCGAGGAGGGGTACCTGACCATCTACTGGACTGTGGACAGCTGGGACAGCGTCAAGAAGGACATCACCCCGCAGATGATTACCGACCGCGTGATGCGCCACATCCGCCCGGGCGCGATTGTGCTGATGCACTGCGGTAGCGAGGCGACCGCACAGGCTTTGCCGCAACTGCTGAACGCGCTGGATGCGCAGGGGTATCGTGTGGTGAAGGTCAGCGAGCTGCTGCGCTCCAGTAATGGGGAGCCTTAG
- a CDS encoding S41 family peptidase: protein MVVRASRHVLPWFLLAIAAFAVGWWLRQQIVTLPVATANPGARLTSLQEYSPKQSYSMALTPSDNASPVSMDLMQLFYSVFKYVEKQHVDYTPEMTKPMAYGAVRAMLQSLNDPNTRFLEPEEARLLQEAAQGNYYGIGAVLRVVRNVTQDIERRELTVVAPLPGSPAERAGLQPGDVITEIDGKWVIAYDPFRQVQRSGVRGNELVKALEDARKRVLAGLDLRKAMRSLTNKDQGAMTLTVRRGNSTLKVKVTPGVLNVDPVAYRLLPGQVGYLRIVQFNTQTPEKLKSALAGLGNRLQGLVVDLRNNPGGSVESASQVAAMLAKSPVLAVIETRNGESRRRQQVNISANPRVKAPIVVLVNRGTANVAEVLAVLLRDKAGAKLVGERTFGDGLVQTFVPLPDGSAFTMTTGKFLTWSGGDFHGKGVYPAVAAPTVLKQGHDLALEKAVSLLTQRTTTRAS, encoded by the coding sequence GTGGTTGTTCGCGCCTCTCGGCATGTTTTGCCCTGGTTCCTGCTGGCGATAGCCGCCTTTGCTGTGGGGTGGTGGTTGCGTCAGCAGATAGTAACCCTGCCCGTAGCAACGGCTAATCCGGGGGCCCGTTTGACCTCGCTGCAGGAGTACTCTCCCAAGCAAAGCTATTCGATGGCGCTGACGCCGAGCGATAATGCATCTCCTGTCAGCATGGACCTGATGCAGCTCTTTTACAGCGTGTTCAAGTACGTGGAGAAGCAGCATGTGGACTACACGCCGGAGATGACAAAGCCCATGGCGTACGGCGCGGTGCGGGCAATGTTGCAATCACTCAATGACCCCAACACCCGCTTTCTGGAGCCGGAGGAAGCGCGGCTGCTACAGGAGGCTGCGCAGGGTAACTACTATGGCATCGGCGCTGTGCTGAGGGTTGTCCGAAACGTCACGCAGGATATCGAACGGCGCGAACTGACTGTGGTTGCTCCTCTACCCGGTAGCCCGGCGGAACGAGCCGGTTTGCAGCCCGGCGACGTCATCACCGAGATCGACGGCAAGTGGGTCATTGCCTATGACCCGTTCCGGCAGGTTCAGCGGTCGGGAGTACGCGGTAACGAGCTGGTGAAGGCGCTGGAGGATGCCCGCAAACGGGTGCTGGCAGGATTGGACCTGCGCAAAGCGATGAGGTCGCTGACAAACAAAGACCAGGGTGCGATGACACTCACCGTACGTCGGGGCAACTCCACCCTCAAGGTGAAGGTGACGCCAGGCGTTCTCAACGTGGACCCGGTGGCGTACCGGCTGCTTCCGGGTCAAGTGGGATATCTGCGCATTGTGCAGTTCAACACGCAGACCCCGGAAAAGCTGAAATCCGCACTGGCGGGGTTGGGCAATCGTTTGCAGGGACTGGTTGTTGACCTGCGCAATAACCCCGGCGGTTCGGTGGAATCGGCATCGCAGGTGGCAGCGATGCTGGCGAAAAGCCCCGTGCTGGCAGTCATAGAAACACGCAATGGGGAGAGCAGACGCCGCCAGCAGGTGAACATCAGTGCAAACCCTCGCGTGAAGGCGCCAATCGTGGTGCTGGTGAATCGAGGGACGGCAAACGTCGCGGAGGTGCTGGCGGTGCTCCTGCGCGACAAAGCGGGAGCGAAACTGGTGGGCGAGCGCACTTTCGGCGATGGACTAGTACAGACCTTTGTGCCGTTGCCGGACGGTTCCGCGTTTACGATGACCACCGGTAAGTTTCTGACATGGAGTGGCGGCGACTTTCACGGCAAGGGAGTTTACCCTGCTGTAGCCGCTCCGACCGTTCTCAAACAGGGACACGATTTGGCGCTGGAGAAAGCCGTGAGCCTTCTCACGCAGCGCACGACCACACGGGCATCGTAG
- a CDS encoding S41 family peptidase gives MQKKRFSLSGFAPLLVTLAFLAGFFYSDLRTGDVRRALYAAQTVPQRVNLALQIEQDAQQGYLWPVGLYWDVLSRLRSHYYQPLNEKQLTYAAIRGMLASLHDPYTRFMDPTEYRSMQEDTRGDFFGIGAQLQEKEGQIVIYRPIEGSPADKAGIRAGDVIVEVDRKPVAGMRVDDVVKKIRGPRGTKVELTIRRKGEAKLLHISIVRDLITSPVVYSYMEDEKLGIGRIRLEQFNEKCDQLLVQKVRELEGKGLRALILDLRYNPGGLLNVAVDVASRFIDNGVVVLIQEKNGQITKLHAERGRALKPYPLVVLVNEWSASASEIVAGAIRDNKRGVIIGETTFGKGLVQTIFQLQDSSAVAITTAKYLTPSGYDLNRKVDPDGNEIRRGGIQPDIVVKQSEEMTDIDDRAHDVQLKKAVEYLREKLTAPKVASAL, from the coding sequence ATGCAGAAAAAGCGTTTTTCACTTTCGGGATTTGCCCCGCTTCTCGTCACGCTTGCCTTTCTGGCGGGCTTCTTCTATTCGGATTTGAGAACGGGGGACGTTCGGCGTGCGCTGTACGCCGCACAGACCGTTCCTCAGAGGGTGAATCTCGCCCTGCAGATAGAGCAGGACGCTCAGCAGGGGTACCTCTGGCCCGTGGGGTTGTACTGGGACGTACTCTCGCGCCTGCGCAGCCACTACTATCAGCCGCTGAACGAGAAGCAGCTCACCTACGCCGCTATCCGTGGGATGTTGGCATCGCTGCACGACCCCTATACCCGCTTCATGGACCCCACCGAGTACCGCAGTATGCAGGAAGACACGCGCGGTGATTTTTTCGGCATCGGTGCGCAGCTGCAGGAAAAAGAGGGACAGATTGTGATTTACCGTCCCATTGAAGGAAGCCCTGCAGATAAGGCAGGTATTAGGGCTGGAGATGTGATTGTGGAGGTAGACCGCAAGCCGGTAGCTGGTATGCGTGTGGACGATGTGGTAAAGAAGATTCGCGGTCCGCGCGGCACGAAGGTGGAGCTGACTATTCGACGCAAGGGCGAGGCAAAGCTGCTGCATATCAGCATTGTGCGCGATTTGATTACCTCGCCGGTGGTGTATTCCTACATGGAAGATGAGAAACTTGGTATCGGACGCATACGGCTGGAGCAGTTCAATGAGAAATGCGACCAGCTGCTGGTGCAGAAAGTACGCGAACTGGAAGGAAAGGGGTTGCGTGCGCTGATACTGGATTTGCGCTACAACCCCGGCGGTTTGCTGAACGTGGCAGTGGACGTCGCCAGCCGGTTCATTGACAACGGTGTGGTGGTACTTATTCAAGAGAAGAACGGACAGATTACCAAACTACATGCCGAGCGCGGGCGAGCCCTCAAGCCCTACCCTCTGGTAGTGCTGGTGAACGAGTGGAGCGCCAGCGCGTCGGAAATCGTGGCAGGAGCCATTCGGGACAACAAGCGTGGCGTCATTATTGGCGAAACCACCTTTGGCAAGGGACTGGTGCAGACTATCTTCCAGTTGCAGGATAGCTCGGCAGTTGCCATCACGACGGCGAAATATCTGACCCCCAGCGGTTACGACCTGAACCGCAAAGTGGACCCGGACGGAAACGAAATCAGGCGCGGTGGTATTCAGCCGGATATCGTGGTAAAGCAAAGCGAGGAAATGACCGACATCGACGACCGCGCCCATGATGTGCAGCTAAAGAAGGCAGTAGAGTATCTGCGCGAGAAGCTGACGGCTCCCAAAGTGGCGTCCGCACTGTAG
- a CDS encoding class I SAM-dependent methyltransferase, giving the protein MKRIRQTAQRLYEIFQRVLDEQNKGRYAPELWSSYGHVGTRAGALRRTLFVSDLCRLAKFDPQDKVIVDAGCGFGVIAIIIHLLGARKVWGCDISEERLTTFQRIIADLRLEAYLEGHLLPVENIPLEDCSVDAVVSNEAISHYRDVDAFVRQAARLLKPGGVLLIADGNNAANLSRRRFTQEIWERFENRPAGEVHGHYLETPYREMRRQIIQATAPQLPEDIVTRIAEGTAYMDRNAVVKAVHHYLATGTLPSSRFDRNRCPLNPISGAYMEMLFHPAELARQIEDYGFRARHYAALGGAIPVPLVGINHLFRLLTPFTLPWARAFRVVAVRV; this is encoded by the coding sequence ATGAAGCGCATCCGGCAAACAGCCCAAAGGCTTTACGAGATTTTCCAGCGGGTGCTGGACGAGCAGAATAAAGGACGATACGCCCCAGAACTATGGTCTTCCTACGGACACGTGGGCACGCGAGCGGGCGCGCTTCGCAGAACGCTGTTTGTCTCTGACCTGTGTCGGCTCGCCAAGTTCGACCCGCAAGACAAGGTCATCGTGGATGCCGGATGTGGTTTCGGGGTCATCGCCATCATCATCCACCTGCTGGGAGCACGCAAGGTGTGGGGCTGCGATATCTCGGAAGAACGGCTCACCACCTTTCAGAGAATCATTGCCGACCTCAGGTTGGAAGCGTATCTGGAGGGGCATCTGCTGCCAGTGGAAAATATCCCGCTGGAGGATTGCTCGGTAGACGCAGTGGTTTCCAACGAAGCCATTTCCCACTATCGGGATGTGGATGCGTTTGTGCGACAGGCAGCCCGATTGTTGAAGCCCGGCGGGGTATTGCTCATCGCGGACGGAAACAACGCTGCTAACCTTTCGCGTCGCCGTTTTACCCAAGAGATATGGGAACGCTTTGAGAACAGACCTGCCGGAGAAGTGCATGGGCACTATCTGGAAACCCCTTACAGGGAGATGCGTCGGCAAATCATTCAGGCCACCGCCCCCCAGCTGCCCGAGGACATTGTCACACGCATTGCTGAGGGTACAGCTTACATGGATAGGAACGCTGTAGTGAAAGCAGTGCACCACTACCTCGCCACCGGCACTCTGCCCTCATCCCGTTTTGACCGCAATCGGTGTCCGCTGAACCCGATATCGGGGGCGTATATGGAAATGCTGTTTCACCCGGCTGAGCTGGCACGGCAGATAGAAGACTACGGTTTTCGGGCGAGGCACTATGCAGCTCTTGGTGGTGCGATTCCCGTCCCCTTGGTAGGGATAAACCATCTGTTCAGGCTGCTCACTCCTTTTACCCTGCCGTGGGCCCGAGCATTTCGGGTGGTCGCCGTAAGGGTGTAG
- a CDS encoding OmpA family protein, whose translation MAGSEKGGDIRIVKKKHGGHGHHGGAWKVAYADFVTAMMAFFLVMWIIGLSQNIKEAIAAYFKDPVGFMKAVNEGKLAFSISPDGGAAKAGEKELPQPGEVSEKQRMEAAKKEIEKVVESVPEFKHLKPYVQIQIVDEGLRVELLESSQSVFFMTGSAELNPQARQLLSRIAKHLAKLPNRIVIEGHTDSRPFSGGGMTNWELSVNRANSARRVLEGSGLRKGQIYEVRGYADNKLRVPNDPYHYSNRRISLLIAYSKEFK comes from the coding sequence ATGGCAGGAAGCGAGAAGGGCGGCGACATCCGCATCGTCAAAAAAAAGCATGGCGGACACGGCCATCATGGCGGTGCGTGGAAGGTCGCTTACGCTGACTTCGTGACCGCTATGATGGCGTTCTTTCTGGTGATGTGGATTATCGGCTTGAGCCAGAACATCAAGGAAGCCATTGCGGCGTACTTTAAGGACCCGGTCGGTTTCATGAAGGCGGTCAATGAGGGAAAGCTGGCGTTCAGTATATCGCCGGATGGCGGAGCAGCCAAAGCAGGTGAGAAGGAGCTGCCCCAACCGGGTGAGGTCTCCGAAAAGCAAAGGATGGAGGCGGCGAAAAAAGAGATAGAGAAGGTTGTGGAGAGCGTACCCGAGTTCAAACACCTGAAGCCCTATGTGCAGATACAGATTGTGGATGAAGGGCTTCGAGTGGAACTGCTGGAGAGTTCCCAATCGGTTTTCTTCATGACGGGGAGTGCGGAGCTGAATCCGCAAGCCCGCCAGCTTCTCAGTCGCATCGCCAAGCACCTTGCGAAGCTTCCCAATCGCATCGTCATCGAGGGGCATACGGATAGCCGTCCTTTTTCGGGAGGAGGTATGACCAACTGGGAACTATCGGTGAATCGGGCAAACAGCGCGCGACGTGTCCTCGAAGGCAGCGGTTTACGCAAAGGACAGATTTATGAGGTGCGTGGCTATGCCGACAACAAGCTGCGCGTGCCCAATGACCCCTATCACTACTCTAACCGGCGCATCAGCTTGCTCATCGCCTACAGCAAGGAATTTAAGTGA